The proteins below are encoded in one region of Chiloscyllium plagiosum isolate BGI_BamShark_2017 chromosome 7, ASM401019v2, whole genome shotgun sequence:
- the tmem177 gene encoding transmembrane protein 177 isoform X3 yields MMQTYGKLYQAWSRGIPAELSDKLQDTFQEVLKDAGVDSTQNYTAFAAFSFQPVSAGVPWLPAGAIIGIPANFNSTDDEGKGITNRIVMINGRDVKWDSEVGKALRESLTFSPNAQKFAIAREIMYLQSNSPIIYSLVGSVCLAGTYLTGVAAKQALGLYSGPVLVRGFFNLTVVAVGLIGYFLLSDTVSHWLDYRSDHRTATISKNYAEGGIEFYDKVLARNRTFRFLLGKKGVEMYATNGNLFPRHWFRLKHAPYTSRKEMIENTLKDCWM; encoded by the exons ATGATG CAGACGTATGGAAAGTTGTACCAAGCTTGGTCAAGAGGGATCCCTGCTGAACTTTCAGACAAATTGCAAGATACTTTTCAAGAGGTTCTTAAAGATGCTGGGGTGGATTCAACACAGAATTACACAGCGTTTGCTGCCTTCAGCTTTCAGCCAGTGAGTGCGGGTGTCCCTTGGTTACCGGCTGGTGCCATCATTGGCATCCCTGCCAACTTCAACAGCACAGATGATGAAGGAAAAGGAATAACAAATCGAATTGTCATGATCAATGGCAGAGACGTCAAATGGGACAGTGAGGTGGGAAAAGCCCTAAGGGAATCCCTCACCTTTTCACCTAATGCACAGAAGTTTGCCATAGCTCGAGAGATTATGTATTTGCAGAGCAACAGCCCTATCATTTATTCACTGGTGGGATCAGTCTGTTTAGCAGGCACATATCTGACTGGGGTGGCAGCAAAACAAGCCCTAGGTTTGTACTCTGGTCCTGTATTAGTACGTGGCTTTTTCAACTTGACTGTAGTAGCAGTGGGACTTATAGGTTACTTTCTTCTTTCTGATACAGTTAGTCACTGGCTTGACTATAGATCAGACCACCGCACAGCTACAATATCAAAGAACTATGCAGAAGGAGGCATTGAGTTTTATGATAAAGTACTTGCACGGAATAGAACATTTCGTTTTCTTCTGGGTAAAAAAGGAGTGGAAATGTATGCAACAAATGGAAATCTGTTCCCAAGGCATTGGTTCAGATTGAAACATGCTCCTTACACCTCCAGAAAAGAGATGATTGAAAATACTCTGAAAGACTGCTGGATGTAA
- the tmem177 gene encoding transmembrane protein 177 isoform X2, which yields MMASQFVRKLTVFATRHRLKLLAVSCGGLFVTNAFCHVFPQQTYGKLYQAWSRGIPAELSDKLQDTFQEVLKDAGVDSTQNYTAFAAFSFQPVSAGVPWLPAGAIIGIPANFNSTDDEGKGITNRIVMINGRDVKWDSEVGKALRESLTFSPNAQKFAIAREIMYLQSNSPIIYSLVGSVCLAGTYLTGVAAKQALGLYSGPVLVRGFFNLTVVAVGLIGYFLLSDTVSHWLDYRSDHRTATISKNYAEGGIEFYDKVLARNRTFRFLLGKKGVEMYATNGNLFPRHWFRLKHAPYTSRKEMIENTLKDCWM from the coding sequence ATGATGGCAAGTCAATTTGTTAGGAAACTTACTGTATTTGCCACCAGGCATAGATTAAAGTTGCTGGCTGTTTCCTGTGGAGGGCTGTTTGTCACCAATGCCTTCTGTCATGTTTTCCCCCAGCAGACGTATGGAAAGTTGTACCAAGCTTGGTCAAGAGGGATCCCTGCTGAACTTTCAGACAAATTGCAAGATACTTTTCAAGAGGTTCTTAAAGATGCTGGGGTGGATTCAACACAGAATTACACAGCGTTTGCTGCCTTCAGCTTTCAGCCAGTGAGTGCGGGTGTCCCTTGGTTACCGGCTGGTGCCATCATTGGCATCCCTGCCAACTTCAACAGCACAGATGATGAAGGAAAAGGAATAACAAATCGAATTGTCATGATCAATGGCAGAGACGTCAAATGGGACAGTGAGGTGGGAAAAGCCCTAAGGGAATCCCTCACCTTTTCACCTAATGCACAGAAGTTTGCCATAGCTCGAGAGATTATGTATTTGCAGAGCAACAGCCCTATCATTTATTCACTGGTGGGATCAGTCTGTTTAGCAGGCACATATCTGACTGGGGTGGCAGCAAAACAAGCCCTAGGTTTGTACTCTGGTCCTGTATTAGTACGTGGCTTTTTCAACTTGACTGTAGTAGCAGTGGGACTTATAGGTTACTTTCTTCTTTCTGATACAGTTAGTCACTGGCTTGACTATAGATCAGACCACCGCACAGCTACAATATCAAAGAACTATGCAGAAGGAGGCATTGAGTTTTATGATAAAGTACTTGCACGGAATAGAACATTTCGTTTTCTTCTGGGTAAAAAAGGAGTGGAAATGTATGCAACAAATGGAAATCTGTTCCCAAGGCATTGGTTCAGATTGAAACATGCTCCTTACACCTCCAGAAAAGAGATGATTGAAAATACTCTGAAAGACTGCTGGATGTAA
- the tmem177 gene encoding transmembrane protein 177 isoform X1, with product MATPAASSPTGETSDPKSAVFWEQLLESVVNDWEGKKSRSVFEVVLESEQTYGKLYQAWSRGIPAELSDKLQDTFQEVLKDAGVDSTQNYTAFAAFSFQPVSAGVPWLPAGAIIGIPANFNSTDDEGKGITNRIVMINGRDVKWDSEVGKALRESLTFSPNAQKFAIAREIMYLQSNSPIIYSLVGSVCLAGTYLTGVAAKQALGLYSGPVLVRGFFNLTVVAVGLIGYFLLSDTVSHWLDYRSDHRTATISKNYAEGGIEFYDKVLARNRTFRFLLGKKGVEMYATNGNLFPRHWFRLKHAPYTSRKEMIENTLKDCWM from the exons ATGGCGACTCCGGCGGCTTCATCCCCGACGGGAGAGACCAGCGACCCGAAGTCCGCCGTATTCTGGGAGCAGCTGCTGGAAAGTGTCGTAAACGACTGGGAGGGGAAAAAAAGCCGGTCTGTGTTTGAGGTTGTCCTGGAGTCTgag CAGACGTATGGAAAGTTGTACCAAGCTTGGTCAAGAGGGATCCCTGCTGAACTTTCAGACAAATTGCAAGATACTTTTCAAGAGGTTCTTAAAGATGCTGGGGTGGATTCAACACAGAATTACACAGCGTTTGCTGCCTTCAGCTTTCAGCCAGTGAGTGCGGGTGTCCCTTGGTTACCGGCTGGTGCCATCATTGGCATCCCTGCCAACTTCAACAGCACAGATGATGAAGGAAAAGGAATAACAAATCGAATTGTCATGATCAATGGCAGAGACGTCAAATGGGACAGTGAGGTGGGAAAAGCCCTAAGGGAATCCCTCACCTTTTCACCTAATGCACAGAAGTTTGCCATAGCTCGAGAGATTATGTATTTGCAGAGCAACAGCCCTATCATTTATTCACTGGTGGGATCAGTCTGTTTAGCAGGCACATATCTGACTGGGGTGGCAGCAAAACAAGCCCTAGGTTTGTACTCTGGTCCTGTATTAGTACGTGGCTTTTTCAACTTGACTGTAGTAGCAGTGGGACTTATAGGTTACTTTCTTCTTTCTGATACAGTTAGTCACTGGCTTGACTATAGATCAGACCACCGCACAGCTACAATATCAAAGAACTATGCAGAAGGAGGCATTGAGTTTTATGATAAAGTACTTGCACGGAATAGAACATTTCGTTTTCTTCTGGGTAAAAAAGGAGTGGAAATGTATGCAACAAATGGAAATCTGTTCCCAAGGCATTGGTTCAGATTGAAACATGCTCCTTACACCTCCAGAAAAGAGATGATTGAAAATACTCTGAAAGACTGCTGGATGTAA